A single genomic interval of Peromyscus leucopus breed LL Stock chromosome 7, UCI_PerLeu_2.1, whole genome shotgun sequence harbors:
- the Raver1 gene encoding ribonucleoprotein PTB-binding 1, translating into MAADVSVTHRPPLSPEAEAEAETPETADRRAPEQELPPLDPEEIRKRLEHTERQFRNRRKILIRGLPGDVTNQEVHDLLSDYELKYCFVDKYKGTAFVTLLNGEQAEAAINAFHQSHLRERELSVQLQPTDALLCVANLPPSLTQAQFEELVRPFGSLERCFLVYSERTGHSKGYGFAEYMKKDSAARAKSDLLGKPLGPRTLYVHWTDAGQLTPALLHSRCLCVDHLPPGFSDVDALRRALSAVYTPTFCQLACGQDGQLKGFAVLEYETAEMAEAAQQRADGLALGGSHLRVSFCAPGPPGRSMLAALIAAQATALNRGKGLLPEPNILQLLNNLGPSASLQLLLNPLLHGGASGKQGLLGAPPAMPLLSGPALSTALLQLALQSQSQKKPGILGDSPLGTLQAGAQPANSLLGELSAGGGLAPELPPRRGKPQPLLPPLLGPSGGDREPMGLGPPASQLTPPPAPVGLRGSSLRGLPKDSGPLPTPPGVSLLGEPPKDYRIPLNPYLNLHSLLPSSNLAGKETRGWGGGSGRGRRPAEPPLPSPAVPGGSSGGSSGSKAFQMKSRLLSPIASNRLPPEPGLPDSYGFDYPSDVGPRRLFSHPREPALGPHGPSRHKMSPPPSNFSEPRSGGGSGGPLSHFYSGSPTSYFTSGLQAGLKQSHLNKAVGSSPMGSSEGLLGLGPGPNGHSHLLKTPLGGQKRSFSHLLPSPEPSPEGSYVGQHSQGLGGHYADSYLKRKRIF; encoded by the exons ATGGCGGCCGACGTGTCCGTTACTCACCGGCCGCCGCTCAGCCCGGAGGCGGAGGCCGAAGCGGAGACTCCCGAGACCGCCGATCGCCGGGCGCCTGAACAAGAGCTGCCGCCGCTCGATCCGGAAGAGATCCGGAAACGCCTGGAACATACTGAGCGCCAGTTCCGTAACCGCCGCAAGATACTGATCCGAGGCCTCCCGGGGGACGTGACCAACCAG GAAGTACATGATCTCCTGAGCGACTACGAACTCAAGTACTGTTTCGTGGACAAATACAAAGGGACAG CTTTTGTGACCCTGCTGAATGGGGAGCAGGCTGAAGCTGCCATCAACGCCTTCCACCAGAGCCACCTTCGAGAGCGCGAGCTGTCAGTTCAGTTGCAGCCTACCGATGCTCTGTTGTGTGTGGCCAACCTGCCACCCAGCCTGACACAGGCACAGTTTGAGGAGCTGGTGCGGCCATTTGGCAGCCTGGAGCGCTGCTTCCTAGTGTACAGTGAGCGAACAGGCCACTCTAAGGGCTATGGCTTTGCAGAGTACATGAAGAAAGACTCGGCTGCCAGGGCCAAGTCTGATTTGCTGGGGAAGCCGCTGGGCCCACGCACACTGTACGTGCACTGGACAGATGCTGGGCAGCTGACCCCTGCCTTGTTGCACTCCCGGTGTCTCTGTGTGGACCACCTGCCACCCGGCTTCAGCGATGTGGATGCCTTGCGCCGGGCACTGTCAGCCGTCTACACCCCCACCTTCTGTCAG CTGGCATGTGGCCAGGATGGGCAGCTGAAGGGCTTCGCGGTGCTGGAGTACGAGACAGCGGAGATGGCAGAGGCTGCGCAGCAGCGGGCAGATGgcctggccctgggtggcagtcaCCTCCGCGTGTCCTTCTGTGCTCCAGGTCCCCCTGGCCGGAGCATGCTGGCCGCACTCATTGCTGCCCAGGCCACG GCTCTCAACAGAGGCAAGGGACTCCTGCCTGAGCCAAACATCCTGCAGCTGTTGAACAACCTGGGCCCATCCGCCTCCCTCCAGCTGCTCCTCAACCCTCTGCTGCACGGAGGCGCCAGTGGCAAGCAGG GCCTCCTGGGTGCGCCTCCTGCCATGCCTCTGCTCAGTGGGCCTGCCCTCTCCACTGCACTGCTGCAGTTAGCCCTGCAGAGCCAGAGCCAAAAG AAGCCTGGGATCCTGGGAGATTCACCTCTGGGTACCCTCCAGGCCGGCGCCCAGCCTGCCAACTCCCTCCTTGGGGAGCTGTCTGCAG gGGGGGGCCTGGCCCCGGAACTGCCGCCCCGCCGAGGGAAGCCACAACCCTTAttaccaccactgctgggccctTCTGGGGGTGACCGGGAGCCCATGGGTCTGGGTCCCCCAGCATCCCAGCTcactccacccccagcccctgtGGGGCTCCGAGGCTCCAGTCTTAGAGGCCTCCCGAAGGACAGTGGGCCCCTGCCAACGCCCCCTGGG GTCTCACTGTTGGGGGAGCCTCCGAAGGACTACCGCATCCCCCTGAACCCCTACCTGAACCTACACAGCCTGCTTCCATCCAGCAACCTGGCAGGCAAGGAGACccggggctggggaggaggctctGGGAGAGGCCGCCGCCCGGCGGAGCCCCCTTTGCCCAGTCCTGCAGTTCCTGGGGGAagcagtggtggcagcagtggcagcaaaGCCTTCCAGATGAAGTCCCGCCTGCTCAGCCCCATTGCCAGCAACCGCCTGCCCCCTGAGCCAGGGCTGCCTGACAGCTATGGCTTTGATTACCCCTCG GATGTGGGACCTCGACGGCTCTTCTCCCACCCTCGGGAGCCAGCCCTAGGGCCTCATGGACCCAGCCGACACAAG ATGTCCCCCCCACCTAGCAACTTCAGTGAGCCTCGGAGTGGTGGAGGCAGTGGGGGACCCCTCTCTCATTTTTATTCCGGTTCACCCACCTCCTACTTCACCAGTGGcctacaggctggcctcaagcagAGCCACCTCAACAAG GCCGTTGGTTCCTCCCCGATGGGCTCCAGTGAAGGGCTCCTAGGCCTTGGCCCTGGGCCCAATGGTCACAGCCACCTGCTAAAG ACCCCACTGGGCGGCCAGAAACGCAGTTTTTCCCACCTGCTGCCCTCGCCTGAGCCCAGCCCAGAGGGCAGCTACGTGGGCCAGCACTCCCAGGGCCTCGGCGGCCACTACGCGGACTCCTACCTGAAGCGGAAGAGGATTTTCTGA